One window from the genome of Halostella litorea encodes:
- a CDS encoding PhzF family phenazine biosynthesis protein, translating to MDTVRALQVDAFTDEPLTGNAAGVVPDAAGLTEAQMLAVARELAVSETAFLLPSDDADRAVRYFTPTQEVDLCGHATVASHAHLRADGVIDAGTHTLETAVGVLDIEVTDEGTVWMTQDAPTVRPVDVAYDRLADALGVPVGALQDVGADLPTAVASTGLPFLVVPVNFLQHVGDADPDMAAVEAVCDEYDATGVYMFTFDALSADATLHARMFAPGAGVPEDPVTGTASGAAGAYLREVAAFDGDLPEEMLFEQGHFVDRPGHVRVRVDDEVCVGGEAATALDGTLSIPPADEDEILEA from the coding sequence ATGGACACCGTTCGTGCGCTGCAGGTCGACGCGTTCACCGACGAGCCGCTGACGGGCAACGCGGCCGGGGTCGTCCCCGACGCCGCGGGGCTGACCGAGGCGCAGATGCTCGCGGTCGCCCGCGAACTCGCGGTGAGCGAGACGGCGTTTCTCCTCCCGAGCGACGACGCCGACCGCGCGGTCAGGTACTTCACGCCGACCCAGGAGGTCGACCTCTGCGGGCACGCGACGGTCGCGTCCCACGCTCACCTCCGCGCCGACGGCGTGATCGACGCCGGCACGCACACGCTGGAGACGGCGGTCGGCGTGCTCGACATCGAGGTGACCGACGAGGGAACCGTCTGGATGACCCAGGACGCCCCGACCGTCCGGCCGGTCGACGTCGCCTACGACCGGCTCGCGGACGCGCTGGGCGTGCCCGTCGGCGCGCTGCAGGACGTGGGCGCGGACCTGCCGACCGCCGTCGCCTCGACCGGACTGCCGTTCCTCGTGGTCCCGGTGAACTTCCTCCAGCACGTCGGCGACGCCGACCCGGACATGGCCGCGGTCGAGGCGGTCTGTGACGAGTACGACGCGACGGGGGTCTACATGTTCACGTTCGACGCGCTGTCGGCCGACGCGACGCTGCACGCCCGGATGTTCGCGCCCGGGGCGGGCGTCCCCGAGGACCCGGTCACCGGCACGGCCAGCGGCGCGGCCGGCGCGTACCTCCGCGAGGTGGCCGCGTTCGACGGCGACCTCCCCGAGGAGATGCTGTTCGAACAGGGTCACTTCGTCGACCGCCCCGGACACGTCCGGGTGCGCGTCGACGACGAGGTGTGCGTCGGCGGCGAGGCGGCCACGGCGCTGGACGGGACGCTGTCGATACCGCCGGCCGACGAGGACGAGATACTGGAGGCGTAG
- a CDS encoding DUF7312 domain-containing protein — MVDDRASERDDGDGSPEPGERAPDGEDRMNAAPDDDEWRFGVDEVSEDGVVDDRDPIEPEAVSLENAAFVLLGALVTLGVIARVVMVFAP, encoded by the coding sequence ATGGTCGACGACCGCGCTTCGGAGCGCGACGACGGGGACGGGTCGCCCGAGCCCGGCGAACGAGCGCCGGACGGCGAGGACCGGATGAATGCGGCCCCCGACGATGACGAGTGGCGGTTCGGGGTGGACGAGGTCAGCGAGGACGGCGTCGTCGACGACCGCGACCCGATCGAACCGGAGGCGGTGTCGCTGGAAAACGCCGCCTTCGTGCTGTTGGGCGCGCTCGTCACGCTCGGGGTCATCGCCCGCGTGGTGATGGTGTTCGCCCCCTGA
- a CDS encoding YqaA family protein, producing MASELFGPDFSAFRAAVETATGVSGLVLILVYSFLIAFVLPLPSEIVLIPGYAGMGLMVPDAVEFGLLIFISGVGKAAGSVLAFHLGQEAKQSGPVIRFLRNSRFDVVSWSEKRTVELAREYGYAGLALALCVPGFPDTISIYAFAVLERDYYRFALATFAGSVGRLLVTMGGIGVGTSVLGL from the coding sequence ATCGCCTCCGAACTGTTCGGCCCGGACTTCAGCGCGTTCAGGGCCGCCGTCGAGACCGCGACCGGCGTGAGCGGGCTGGTTCTGATCCTCGTCTACTCGTTTCTCATCGCGTTCGTGCTCCCGCTGCCCAGCGAGATCGTGCTCATCCCCGGCTACGCGGGGATGGGGCTCATGGTGCCCGACGCCGTCGAGTTCGGGCTGCTCATCTTCATCAGCGGCGTCGGCAAGGCCGCGGGGAGCGTCCTCGCCTTCCACCTCGGGCAGGAGGCCAAGCAGTCCGGGCCGGTGATCCGGTTCCTCCGGAACTCCCGGTTCGACGTGGTGTCGTGGTCGGAGAAGCGGACGGTCGAACTCGCCCGCGAGTACGGCTACGCGGGGCTGGCGCTGGCGCTCTGTGTCCCCGGCTTCCCCGACACCATCTCGATCTACGCCTTCGCCGTGCTCGAACGCGACTACTACCGCTTCGCGCTGGCCACGTTCGCCGGGAGCGTCGGCCGCCTGCTCGTCACGATGGGCGGTATCGGCGTCGGCACCTCCGTCCTCGGGCTGTGA
- the mfnA gene encoding tyrosine decarboxylase MfnA, with amino-acid sequence MRAEPQDFGRVLSSMCTEPHPAAREAAERFLATNPGDPGTYETVARLEERVVDDLGVIAGLDDPAGYVASGGTEANIQAVRAARNLAATDDPNVVAPESVHFSFRKAAGVLDVELRLAPLGDDYRADVDAVRELADGDTALVVGVAGTTEYGRVDPVPELGAVARDHDALFHVDAAWGGFFLPFTDRAWSFADAPVDTMTIDPHKVGRAAIPAGGFLARDESLLDALAVDTPYLESTGQATLTGTRSGAGVASAAAAMDELWPDGYREGYERAMADAEWLADALADRGYDVVDPTLPLVAADVPEPEFAALRDEGWRISRTGSGELRVVCMPHVTREALESFVADVDAVRRRRNVNT; translated from the coding sequence ATGCGAGCCGAGCCGCAGGACTTCGGCCGGGTGCTCTCCTCGATGTGTACCGAGCCGCATCCGGCCGCCCGTGAGGCCGCCGAGCGCTTCCTGGCGACGAACCCCGGCGACCCCGGGACGTACGAGACGGTCGCCCGTCTGGAGGAGCGCGTCGTCGACGACCTCGGGGTGATCGCCGGGCTGGACGACCCCGCCGGCTACGTCGCCAGCGGCGGCACCGAGGCGAACATCCAGGCCGTGCGGGCGGCCCGGAACCTCGCCGCCACCGACGACCCGAACGTCGTCGCCCCCGAGAGCGTCCACTTCTCGTTCCGGAAGGCCGCGGGCGTGCTCGACGTCGAACTCCGACTCGCGCCGCTCGGCGACGACTACCGGGCCGACGTCGACGCGGTCCGCGAACTGGCCGACGGCGACACGGCGCTGGTCGTCGGCGTCGCCGGCACGACCGAGTACGGCCGGGTCGACCCGGTCCCGGAACTCGGGGCCGTCGCCCGGGACCACGACGCCCTGTTCCACGTCGACGCGGCGTGGGGCGGCTTCTTCCTCCCGTTTACCGACCGCGCGTGGAGCTTCGCGGACGCGCCCGTCGACACGATGACGATAGACCCCCACAAGGTCGGGCGGGCGGCGATCCCCGCGGGCGGTTTCCTCGCCCGCGACGAATCGCTGCTCGACGCGCTTGCCGTCGATACGCCGTACCTGGAGTCGACCGGGCAGGCCACCCTGACGGGGACCCGTAGCGGCGCGGGCGTCGCCAGCGCGGCGGCCGCGATGGACGAACTGTGGCCCGACGGCTACCGCGAGGGGTACGAGCGGGCGATGGCCGACGCGGAGTGGCTGGCCGACGCGCTCGCCGACCGGGGGTACGACGTGGTCGACCCGACGCTGCCCCTCGTCGCCGCGGACGTGCCCGAACCGGAGTTCGCCGCCCTCCGCGATGAGGGGTGGCGGATATCCCGGACCGGGAGCGGCGAACTCCGCGTCGTCTGCATGCCCCACGTCACCCGGGAGGCCCTGGAGTCGTTCGTCGCGGATGTCGACGCGGTTCGGCGGCGACGAAACGTCAACACTTAG
- the pyk gene encoding pyruvate kinase — protein MRNAKIVCTLGPASETRSTIRELADAGMSVARLNASHGSREDRASVIDRIRQVDDATADPLAAMVDLQGPEIRTAPLDDAIHLAEDTEVRFVEGDHATPEEVGLSLPIQGVGEGDRILLDDGRIQTTVLRTEGDAVIARVDDGGELPGRKGVNIPGVDLDLDVVTENDRKDLELAAEKNADFVAASFVRDAEDVYEVSEVLEELNADIPIIAKIERAGAVENLEEIVDAAYGVMVARGDLGVECPMEDVPMIQKRIIRTCRNAGVPVITATEMLDSMVHERRPTRAEASDVANAVLDGTDGVMLSGETAIGDHPVRVVEAMDRIVRQVERSEEYAEVREQRVPTAADARTDALARSARYLARDIGASAIVAASESGYTALKTAKFRPGVPVVASTPNDRVRRQLALSWGVNPQYAPLVDEGADAVIENAVGSALSAGVAESGDTVVVLSGMMTELEGASTTNMLKVHVAAETLVTGRSVVGGRVAGPVAHSADGDLSEVPEGAILSLGEGFDGEFDGDAAKLGGIVDAAPGMTGYPAMVARELGIPMISAASLSVDDGTLVTLDAERGVVYEGDVEAAQADRPR, from the coding sequence ATGCGAAACGCGAAGATCGTCTGTACCCTCGGCCCGGCCTCCGAGACCCGGTCTACGATCCGTGAACTGGCCGACGCGGGGATGTCCGTCGCGCGCCTGAACGCGAGCCACGGCTCGCGGGAGGACCGCGCGTCGGTCATCGACCGCATCCGGCAGGTCGACGACGCGACCGCGGACCCCCTCGCCGCGATGGTCGACCTGCAGGGCCCGGAGATCCGCACCGCGCCGCTCGACGACGCGATCCACCTCGCCGAGGACACCGAGGTGCGCTTCGTCGAGGGGGACCACGCGACCCCCGAGGAGGTCGGCCTCTCCCTGCCCATCCAGGGCGTCGGCGAGGGCGACCGTATCCTGCTCGACGACGGGCGGATCCAGACGACCGTGCTGCGGACGGAGGGCGACGCCGTCATCGCGCGCGTCGACGACGGCGGCGAACTCCCCGGCCGGAAGGGCGTCAACATCCCCGGCGTCGACCTGGACCTCGATGTCGTCACCGAAAACGACCGGAAGGACCTCGAACTGGCGGCCGAGAAGAACGCCGACTTCGTCGCCGCCTCGTTCGTCCGCGACGCCGAGGACGTGTACGAGGTGAGCGAGGTCCTGGAGGAACTGAACGCCGACATCCCGATCATCGCGAAGATAGAGCGGGCCGGCGCGGTCGAGAACTTGGAGGAGATCGTCGACGCGGCCTACGGCGTCATGGTCGCCCGGGGCGACCTCGGCGTGGAGTGCCCGATGGAGGACGTGCCGATGATCCAGAAGCGCATCATCCGGACCTGCCGGAACGCGGGCGTCCCGGTGATCACGGCGACCGAGATGCTTGACTCGATGGTCCACGAGCGGCGGCCGACCCGCGCGGAGGCCTCCGACGTCGCCAACGCCGTCCTCGACGGCACCGACGGCGTGATGCTCTCCGGCGAGACGGCGATCGGCGACCACCCCGTCCGCGTCGTCGAGGCGATGGACCGCATCGTCCGGCAGGTCGAGCGAAGCGAGGAGTACGCCGAGGTGCGCGAGCAACGCGTCCCGACCGCCGCCGACGCCCGCACCGACGCGCTGGCGCGGTCGGCGCGCTACCTCGCGCGTGACATCGGCGCGAGCGCCATCGTCGCGGCCAGCGAGTCCGGCTACACCGCGCTCAAGACCGCGAAGTTCCGCCCGGGCGTCCCGGTCGTCGCGTCGACGCCGAACGACCGCGTCCGCCGGCAACTCGCGCTGTCGTGGGGCGTCAACCCACAGTACGCGCCCCTCGTCGACGAGGGCGCGGACGCCGTCATCGAGAACGCCGTCGGCTCGGCGCTGTCGGCGGGCGTCGCCGAGAGCGGGGACACCGTCGTCGTCCTCTCGGGGATGATGACCGAACTGGAGGGCGCGAGCACGACCAACATGCTGAAGGTCCACGTCGCGGCCGAGACGCTCGTGACGGGCCGGAGCGTCGTCGGCGGGCGCGTCGCCGGGCCGGTCGCCCACTCCGCTGACGGCGACCTCTCCGAGGTGCCCGAGGGCGCGATCCTCTCGCTCGGCGAGGGCTTCGACGGCGAGTTCGACGGCGACGCCGCGAAGCTCGGCGGCATCGTCGACGCCGCGCCCGGGATGACCGGCTACCCGGCGATGGTGGCCCGGGAACTCGGCATCCCGATGATAAGCGCCGCGTCGCTGTCGGTCGACGACGGGACGCTCGTGACGCTGGACGCCGAGCGCGGCGTCGTCTACGAGGGCGACGTCGAGGCGGCCCAGGCCGACCGGCCGCGCTGA
- the metG gene encoding methionine--tRNA ligase, which yields MSHEQFPTDDPAVVTCGLPYANGDLHIGHLRTYVGGDAFARSLEKLGQETALVSGSDMHGTPIVVNAEQEGVDPESFALDWHEQYAETFPKFAIDFDNYGHTHDETNTELTLDIVEKLDEEGYVYEKEIKVAWDPEEDQPLPDRYVEGTCPYCGATARGDECDEGCGRHLEPGEIEDPTSTITGNPAEYRDRTHKFFRVSELSDYLSGFLDRLEGTDNARNQPRQWIEDGLQDWCITRDLDWGIDYPGDDDLVLYVWVDAPIEYVASTKQYSDRVGADEYDWEEVWQESGEIVHVIGRDIIQHHTIFWPAMLRVAEYQEPRAVMASGFMTLNGDGFSTSRNRAVWAREYLDEGFHEDLLRYYLATNGGFQQDVDFSWEKFRDRVNGELVGTVGNFWYRSMLFAHRNYGGTPDADLSGEVRDRIEDAVDEFGAAVNDYSPREASEAAVDLARFGNEYIQRNEPWKLVDDAPDEAAQVIRDCVQVAKAVGLLMQPFTPSKAEALWDQLGEDGDVGEATVEAALEPPADEFAEPAELFESIEDERVDELNEKLEARVEAATESDEGEAAEGDDMSDDDAEVEPLADERIGFEEFQELDMRVGRIESAEGIDGADELVRLEVDVGTETRQIVAGLKQLHDVDALPGTKVVVLVNLEKAELFGVESNGMVLAAGDQADLLTTHEDAEPGTTIR from the coding sequence ATGAGTCACGAGCAGTTCCCAACGGACGACCCCGCGGTGGTGACCTGCGGGCTGCCGTACGCCAACGGCGACCTGCACATCGGTCACCTGCGGACGTACGTCGGGGGCGACGCGTTCGCGCGCTCCCTCGAAAAGCTCGGCCAGGAGACCGCGCTCGTCAGCGGCTCGGACATGCACGGCACGCCGATCGTCGTCAACGCCGAGCAGGAGGGCGTCGACCCCGAGTCGTTCGCGCTCGACTGGCACGAGCAGTACGCCGAGACGTTCCCCAAGTTCGCCATCGACTTCGACAACTACGGCCACACCCACGACGAGACGAACACCGAGTTGACCCTCGACATCGTCGAGAAGCTCGACGAGGAAGGGTACGTGTACGAGAAGGAGATCAAGGTCGCCTGGGACCCCGAGGAGGACCAGCCCCTCCCGGACCGGTACGTCGAGGGGACCTGCCCGTACTGCGGCGCGACGGCCCGCGGCGACGAGTGCGACGAGGGCTGTGGCCGCCACCTCGAACCGGGCGAGATAGAGGACCCGACGAGCACGATCACCGGCAACCCGGCGGAGTACCGGGACCGGACCCACAAGTTCTTCCGCGTCTCGGAGCTGTCCGACTACCTCTCCGGGTTCCTCGACCGGCTGGAGGGCACGGACAACGCCCGCAACCAGCCCCGCCAGTGGATCGAGGACGGCCTCCAGGACTGGTGTATCACCCGCGACCTGGACTGGGGGATCGACTACCCGGGCGACGACGACCTCGTCCTGTACGTCTGGGTCGACGCGCCCATCGAGTACGTCGCCTCGACCAAGCAGTACAGTGACCGCGTCGGGGCCGACGAGTACGACTGGGAGGAGGTCTGGCAGGAGTCGGGCGAGATCGTCCACGTGATCGGCCGCGACATCATCCAGCACCACACCATCTTCTGGCCGGCGATGCTCCGCGTCGCCGAGTACCAGGAGCCCCGCGCGGTCATGGCGAGCGGCTTCATGACGCTGAACGGCGACGGCTTCTCCACCTCCCGGAACCGCGCGGTGTGGGCCCGTGAGTATCTCGACGAGGGGTTCCACGAGGACCTCCTGCGGTACTACCTCGCCACGAACGGCGGGTTCCAGCAGGACGTCGACTTCTCTTGGGAGAAGTTCCGGGACCGGGTCAACGGCGAACTCGTCGGCACCGTCGGCAACTTCTGGTACCGGAGCATGCTGTTTGCCCACCGGAACTACGGCGGCACGCCCGACGCCGACCTCTCCGGGGAGGTCCGCGACCGCATCGAGGACGCCGTCGACGAGTTCGGCGCGGCCGTCAACGACTACTCGCCGCGGGAGGCGAGCGAGGCCGCCGTCGACCTGGCGCGCTTTGGCAACGAGTACATCCAGCGCAACGAGCCCTGGAAGCTCGTCGACGACGCGCCCGACGAGGCGGCCCAGGTGATCCGCGACTGCGTCCAGGTCGCCAAGGCCGTCGGCCTCCTCATGCAGCCGTTCACGCCCAGCAAGGCTGAGGCGCTCTGGGACCAGCTCGGCGAGGACGGCGACGTCGGCGAGGCCACCGTCGAGGCCGCGCTCGAACCGCCGGCCGACGAGTTCGCGGAGCCCGCGGAGCTGTTCGAGTCCATCGAGGACGAGCGGGTCGACGAACTGAACGAGAAGCTCGAAGCTCGCGTGGAGGCGGCGACCGAAAGCGACGAGGGGGAGGCCGCCGAAGGCGACGACATGAGCGACGACGACGCCGAGGTCGAACCGCTGGCCGACGAGCGCATCGGCTTCGAGGAGTTCCAGGAACTGGACATGCGCGTCGGCCGCATCGAAAGCGCCGAGGGTATCGACGGGGCGGACGAACTCGTCCGTCTGGAGGTCGACGTGGGGACGGAGACCCGCCAGATCGTCGCCGGGCTGAAACAGCTCCACGACGTCGACGCCCTGCCCGGGACGAAGGTGGTCGTCCTCGTCAACCTGGAGAAGGCGGAGCTGTTCGGGGTCGAGAGCAACGGCATGGTGCTTGCCGCCGGCGACCAAGCCGACCTGCTCACGACCCACGAGGACGCCGAACCGGGCACGACGATCCGGTAG
- a CDS encoding GYD domain-containing protein: MPQFAVLVTVDDAEFQNVQDLATLWGEIRTEIGERDVELAESYAALGEYDFLVTIDAADRDAAYRTALAIGRHGLRTETIPIEETEKFADLVDDI, translated from the coding sequence ATGCCGCAGTTCGCCGTCCTCGTCACCGTCGACGACGCGGAGTTCCAGAACGTCCAGGACCTCGCGACGCTGTGGGGGGAGATCCGGACCGAGATAGGGGAGCGCGACGTCGAACTCGCTGAGTCGTACGCGGCGCTCGGCGAGTACGACTTCCTCGTCACGATAGACGCGGCGGACCGCGACGCCGCCTACCGGACGGCGCTCGCGATCGGCCGCCACGGCCTCCGGACCGAGACGATCCCCATCGAGGAAACGGAGAAGTTCGCCGACCTGGTCGACGACATCTGA
- the ppsA gene encoding phosphoenolpyruvate synthase: MPVLSLEAIGAGDVDTVGGKGASLGELTGAGLPVPPGFVVTAGTYRTFIEEAGIDEELFEAVDVDVEDSAALSAAADRAQELILNAAFPDSLRSEVLQAYDGLGDGEAFVAVRSSATAEDLPDASFAGQQETFLNVTGEALLERIRECWASLFTQRAIYYRQKQGFDHSAVNIAVVVQRMVDAEKSGVMFTSHPSTGDPRMIIESAWGLGEAVVSGSVSPDNYVVDRESEAVEEVTVAEKKVMHVRDDETGETVERAVPDDRREQRVLSDEELDRLREIGERVEGHYGTPQDVEWAIYDGEVYMLQSRPITTIDDGEIGETDGSRMDDPVGSASEAQATDGSGVVEGKSDDDGADAGGVLVQGLGSSPGTATGAVRIVGKLDELDKVGEGDIIVTEMTTPDMVPAMKRADGIVTDEGGMTSHAAIVSRELGVPAVVGAGNATTVLSDGQQVTLDGDKGAVREGRDTSEPEREPIEDARPETPVKPMTATEVKVNVSIPEAAERAAATGADGVGLLRIEHMILSLGKTPKKYVADNGERAYVDEIVDGVQTVADEFYPRPVRVRTLDAPTDEFRELEGGEDEPEEHNPMLGYRGIRRSLDTPDVFAHELAAFRRLYEMGYDNIEIMFPLVNDAEDVLRTKRLMEEAGIDPDKRRWGVMIETPASALGVDRMAEAGIDFASFGTNDLTQYTLAVDRNNGNVADRFDELHPAVLELIGKTIETCREHDVDTSICGQAGSKPEMVRFLVDEGVSSISANIDAVRDVQHEVKRVEQKLMLESVR; encoded by the coding sequence ATGCCAGTACTGTCTCTGGAGGCGATCGGGGCGGGCGACGTCGACACCGTCGGCGGCAAGGGCGCGTCGCTCGGCGAACTGACGGGCGCGGGGCTCCCCGTCCCGCCGGGGTTCGTGGTCACTGCGGGCACTTATCGGACGTTCATCGAGGAGGCCGGGATCGACGAGGAACTGTTCGAGGCGGTCGACGTGGACGTGGAGGACTCGGCCGCGCTCTCGGCGGCGGCCGACCGCGCACAGGAACTGATCCTGAACGCCGCGTTCCCCGACTCCCTCCGGTCGGAGGTTCTCCAGGCCTACGACGGGCTCGGTGACGGCGAGGCGTTCGTCGCCGTCCGCTCCTCGGCGACCGCCGAGGACCTCCCGGACGCGAGTTTCGCCGGCCAGCAGGAGACGTTCCTCAACGTCACCGGCGAGGCGCTGCTGGAGCGCATCCGCGAGTGCTGGGCGTCGCTTTTCACCCAGCGTGCGATCTACTACCGGCAGAAGCAGGGCTTCGACCACTCCGCGGTGAACATTGCCGTGGTCGTCCAGCGGATGGTCGACGCCGAGAAGAGCGGCGTCATGTTCACCAGCCACCCCTCGACCGGCGACCCGCGCATGATAATCGAGTCCGCGTGGGGGCTCGGCGAGGCGGTCGTCTCCGGTTCCGTGTCGCCCGACAACTACGTCGTCGACAGGGAGAGCGAGGCCGTCGAGGAGGTCACCGTCGCCGAGAAGAAGGTGATGCACGTCCGCGACGACGAGACGGGCGAGACCGTCGAGCGCGCGGTGCCCGACGACCGCCGCGAGCAGCGGGTGCTCTCGGACGAGGAACTCGACCGCCTCCGGGAGATCGGCGAGCGCGTCGAGGGCCACTACGGCACCCCGCAGGACGTGGAGTGGGCAATCTACGACGGCGAGGTGTACATGCTCCAGTCCCGGCCGATCACCACCATCGACGACGGCGAGATCGGCGAGACCGACGGCTCCCGGATGGACGATCCCGTCGGGTCCGCCTCCGAGGCGCAGGCGACCGACGGGAGCGGCGTCGTCGAGGGCAAGAGCGACGACGATGGGGCGGACGCCGGCGGCGTCCTCGTCCAGGGGCTCGGGTCCAGTCCCGGCACGGCCACCGGCGCGGTCCGGATCGTCGGCAAGCTGGACGAACTGGACAAGGTCGGCGAGGGCGACATCATCGTCACCGAGATGACGACGCCGGACATGGTGCCGGCGATGAAGCGGGCCGACGGCATCGTCACCGACGAGGGCGGGATGACGAGCCACGCCGCCATCGTCTCCCGGGAACTCGGCGTGCCGGCGGTCGTCGGCGCCGGCAACGCGACGACGGTGCTGTCGGACGGCCAGCAGGTGACCCTCGACGGCGACAAGGGGGCGGTCCGCGAGGGCCGCGACACGTCCGAGCCCGAGCGCGAGCCGATCGAGGACGCCCGCCCGGAGACCCCCGTCAAGCCCATGACCGCGACGGAGGTCAAGGTGAACGTCTCCATCCCGGAGGCCGCCGAGCGCGCCGCGGCGACCGGGGCCGACGGCGTCGGGCTGCTCCGGATCGAGCACATGATCCTCTCGCTCGGGAAGACCCCGAAGAAGTACGTCGCCGACAACGGCGAGCGCGCCTACGTCGACGAGATCGTCGACGGCGTGCAGACGGTCGCCGACGAGTTCTACCCGCGGCCCGTCCGCGTGCGGACGCTTGACGCCCCGACCGACGAGTTCCGCGAACTGGAGGGCGGCGAGGACGAACCGGAGGAGCACAACCCGATGCTCGGCTACCGGGGCATCCGCCGCAGCCTCGACACGCCGGACGTGTTCGCGCACGAACTGGCGGCGTTCCGGCGGCTGTACGAGATGGGGTACGACAACATCGAGATCATGTTCCCCCTCGTCAACGACGCCGAGGACGTGCTCCGCACGAAGCGCCTGATGGAGGAGGCCGGGATCGACCCCGACAAGCGGCGGTGGGGCGTGATGATCGAGACGCCCGCCTCCGCGCTCGGCGTCGATCGGATGGCCGAGGCCGGCATCGACTTCGCCAGCTTCGGCACGAACGACCTCACCCAGTACACGCTGGCGGTCGACCGCAACAACGGCAACGTCGCCGACCGGTTCGACGAACTCCACCCCGCCGTGCTCGAACTCATCGGCAAGACCATCGAGACGTGCCGCGAACACGACGTCGACACGAGCATCTGCGGGCAGGCCGGCTCGAAGCCGGAGATGGTCCGATTCCTCGTCGACGAGGGCGTCAGCTCCATCTCCGCGAACATCGACGCCGTACGGGACGTGCAACACGAGGTCAAGCGCGTCGAGCAGAAGCTGATGCTGGAGTCGGTGCGGTAA
- a CDS encoding zinc ribbon domain-containing protein, with protein sequence MEAKRAVRWAAYYRGIATLSFIVGMGITAYGFSAGLGETIDILINNYPAQQQEAEAAANVPLAAGSVVVGVLVWQVGKSIGFYWTLASAVDDATETDGAPAAAPAREPTDPDPRPAATAGASRATGRDTAGPADESAAPTDDPTTTGTAAGRRDEPGRPGTGRDTTAEAGGDESESTPDAGTRTGTPTAGDEGAARTGTAPSEEADDQRASADAESDDSAAAASRSDESTAAASVPDDDTGADDAGAEDTPDGVACPDCGYPNKEDVSFCMNCGAEL encoded by the coding sequence ATGGAAGCGAAACGAGCGGTTCGGTGGGCCGCGTACTACCGGGGCATCGCGACGCTGTCGTTCATCGTCGGCATGGGAATCACCGCGTACGGGTTCTCCGCGGGGCTCGGCGAGACGATAGACATCCTCATCAACAACTACCCCGCACAGCAACAGGAGGCCGAGGCGGCGGCGAACGTCCCGCTCGCGGCCGGGTCGGTCGTCGTCGGCGTGCTCGTCTGGCAGGTCGGGAAGTCGATCGGGTTCTACTGGACGCTGGCGTCGGCCGTCGACGACGCGACCGAGACGGACGGTGCGCCCGCTGCCGCGCCGGCACGGGAGCCGACCGACCCCGATCCGCGGCCGGCCGCGACCGCCGGCGCATCGCGGGCGACGGGGCGGGACACGGCCGGGCCGGCCGACGAGTCCGCCGCTCCGACCGACGACCCGACGACCACCGGGACGGCCGCGGGCCGGCGTGACGAACCGGGCCGCCCCGGCACCGGGCGAGACACGACCGCGGAGGCCGGCGGCGACGAGAGCGAGTCGACGCCCGACGCGGGGACGCGCACCGGCACCCCGACCGCGGGCGACGAGGGGGCGGCCCGCACCGGGACGGCCCCCTCCGAGGAGGCGGACGACCAGCGGGCGAGCGCGGACGCGGAGTCCGACGATTCGGCTGCGGCCGCATCGCGGTCCGACGAATCGACGGCGGCCGCGTCGGTCCCCGACGACGACACGGGCGCGGACGACGCCGGGGCAGAGGACACGCCCGACGGCGTCGCCTGTCCAGACTGCGGCTACCCGAACAAGGAGGACGTCTCCTTCTGCATGAACTGCGGAGCCGAACTGTAG
- a CDS encoding NfeD family protein produces the protein MALTLLQLLGDGGSLPLLLTVAGFALVILEAFAPGAHFIVLGVALLVAGLLGLALGSLATPLVLAGLVFGVGAVTLFVYREFDFYGGKEAGRTSDSDSLSGKVGRVTARVTETGGEVKLQDAGFNPYYQARSLDGEIAEGEEVIVVDPGGGNVVTVQSLEADHRDDIDRELARERSDPAERTAPDGNGQDAADADGDTGTVDDTATDAAGDDTNTDTETEPTG, from the coding sequence ATGGCTCTCACGCTACTGCAGCTCCTCGGCGACGGGGGCAGCCTCCCGCTGCTCCTGACGGTCGCCGGGTTCGCCCTCGTCATCCTCGAGGCGTTCGCCCCGGGCGCTCACTTCATCGTTCTCGGCGTTGCCCTGCTCGTCGCGGGGTTGCTCGGGCTCGCGCTGGGGAGCCTCGCGACGCCGCTCGTGCTCGCGGGGCTGGTGTTCGGCGTCGGCGCGGTGACGCTTTTCGTCTACCGGGAGTTCGACTTCTACGGCGGGAAGGAGGCCGGCCGGACCAGCGACTCGGACTCGCTGTCGGGCAAGGTCGGCCGCGTCACCGCGCGCGTCACCGAGACCGGCGGCGAGGTGAAACTGCAGGACGCCGGCTTCAACCCCTACTACCAGGCCCGGAGCCTTGACGGGGAGATCGCGGAGGGCGAGGAGGTGATCGTCGTCGACCCCGGCGGCGGCAACGTCGTCACCGTCCAGTCGCTGGAAGCCGACCACCGCGACGACATCGACCGGGAACTCGCCCGTGAGCGGTCGGACCCCGCCGAGCGAACCGCGCCGGACGGGAACGGCCAGGACGCGGCCGACGCCGACGGCGATACCGGCACGGTGGACGACACGGCGACGGACGCGGCGGGGGACGACACGAACACGGACACCGAGACCGAGCCGACGGGCTGA